ATAGCTTAAAAGCACTGGCGTTGGGAGATTGTGAGTCGAGTAGATGTAGTCTCTATCGTCACTTAGGTCGAAAAACTCTATCTTATCCTCATCAAAGCCGCTCATCGCATCAACTACTATCAAGATATCAGGCGCAAATTCTCTAATGGCCGAGAATTCATTCTCAGGCACATCTTGCCCAAAAAAGACCTTCCACTCTTTTAGCTCGGCCTCTACGATGCGGCCTACTTCATTACCCACATCATCATCGCCACGCATAGGATTACCGATGCAAAGGATGGCCTTTTTCATCAAAAGTCCTTCCTAAGCACGATATATCCCTCTTTTAAATTTGCCAAAATTTCTTTAAGCTTACACTCACAAAGCTGCGGCAAGAGTTTAGCGATATGCTCGGCAAAAATTTCAACTTCAAAATATTTGCTTAAATTTCCGATCTTAAATTTCACGTATTCGCCTGAGTTTTTGATCATCTCGTCAAATTCCTCATCGCTTAGCTCTAAAATTTTCTCGCTAAAATCAATTGTGCCAACGCCATGTCCCACGCAAGTGGAGAAAATTTTTATCTCCTTTAGCTCGCGTGGAAGCTTGTCGTTGTCGTCCATATGCCTTTTTGTAAGCTTATAAACTTGTATCATCTCTTACTCCAAACCTCACTATCAACGTCTATCGCAAAGCTTTTATCAGCTTTTGCATATTTTAGATAGACATCATTATGCAAAAGCCCCATGCACTCAGCATATCTAGGATCTTCCTCTTTTTTGATAGCTGTAAGCACAGCCTCTCTTGAGATGCTTGGGTCATGGACATCTTTTGAACATTTGATAGCATTCATATATTTTTCAAAAAGGATTCTACCAAAGATATAGCTCATTAGCCTTCTGCTTTCAGCTTGCAAGTCACGCTCAAACAAGATATCGCCTATAACCGACTTCTCAACTGAAGGTGGCAATGTATTATCTTCTTCATAGCTTTTTTTATGAAGTTTTTGATCGATGATACCAAGAGCCATTCCAAGGCCGTAAATAATGCTTGCTGGGTGTGGAGGACAGCCTGGGATATAGACATCGACTGGGATTATCTTATCAATGCCGCCCCAAACGCTATAAGCGTCGTGGAAAATTCCGCCACTGCTTCCGCATGCACCAAGAGCAACTACGATCTTAGGATCTGGAGTCGCCTCATAAGCACGAAGAAGCGGATAATACATCTGTCTTGTTACAGGACCGGTGCAAAGCAAAATATCAGCGTGTCTTGGGTTTGCTACAAGCTTAAAACCAAAACGCTCAGGGTCCCACATCGGTGTAATAGCTGCAAAAATTTCTATCTCACAGCCGTTACAGCTTCCGCAGTCGATCCTATAAACGCTAAAGCTTCTTTTGATATTTTTTAAATGCTCTAGCTTTGCAGTTAGGTCATTTGCTGTTTTTATGTCCTCTGGGACTTGATATAGACTCATTTTATAGCCTCCTCAACGCCTTTTGTTAGCCTCTCAGCAGATTGATTTTTCTTGCACTCTGGGCAGATAAAAAGGTACTCTTTTGCCTCTTCAAGTCTGCCTGGGAGTAAATTTGCTGTGCCAAGCTTTTCAAGAGTGAAATTTATAAGCCTTTTTGGCGTAAATGGTTTGCCGCAGCATTTGCAAGTTTGCATCTCAAGCTCGCCTCTTTGGATAAGAGCACTCTTGTCAAATTTAACTGCAAGCTCGAAGCTATCACTTAGGCGAACGGCTCCGGTTGGGCAAACCTCATCGCAGCGACCGCAAAATATGCAGCGTCCGCAGTCAAATTCCCAAACAAGCTTTGTTTGCTCCTCATTCATTTTAAGCTCTATCGCGTTACTAGGACAAGCGATACCGCAAGCTGCACAACCTATGCAAAGATCGTATGTATAGTTTGGCTGACCACGGAAATTTTCAGGAACAATATATGGCTCAAATGGATAGGCGTATGTCGCTTTTCCATATTTTTCTGTGATGTCAAATAACTTCATCATCTTAAATCCTTCTTACTAACCTCGCCATCTTGACAGAATTTTTTAAGGTCTTTTTCTGTTAAAATTTTACTTTTTTTAGTCCTTACATCAACCAAAGTAACACGCTCGGTGCATGAGTAGCAAGGGTCAAGTGAGCAAACGATAAGCGCAGCGTCACTTATGTTGTTTCCTCTAAATTGATACCTTAGACTTGGCCAGTTGTTATATGTTGCTGCCCTGCATCTCCAGCGATATACTTTTTGAGCGCTGCCCTGCATGATCCAGTGAACATTCTCGCCACGTGGTGCTTCATCATGACCAAGTGCAAAATTTTCAGGTTTGATCATAGTCACAGGATCGATCATGATCGGAGTTTGAGGCATTAGCTCAAAGCATTGGCGGATGATGTGGATAGAGCTTTTTAGCTCTTTATATCTAACCATCTCACGAGCAAAAACGTCGCAACCATGCTCAACCGCTACTTCAAATTCTATCTGTTTAAAGAAGTCGTATGGGTGATCGTAGCGGTTATCACGTTTAAAGCCAGAGCCTCTCATATTTGGACCAACTGGGCTAAAGTCACGTGCTATTTGGCGATCTAGGATTCCCACACCTTTCCAGCGTCCGATTTGGCGTTTATCCTCCATAACTGCGTCCCAAATTTCTGAAATTTGAACGTCAAGTTTATTTATGATCTCGATACCTTTTTTAATCTCTTGGTTTGTCATATCACGTCTTAAGCCGCCCATAACAACGTTGCCGTATGTTTTACGTCCGCCAGTTACTAATTGAGCTAGCTCCATAGAGTACTCACGAACCCTAAAGATATGCATGAAAGCGTTGTAGTTACCAGTGACCTCACAAGCTAGACCGATATTTAAAAGGTGACTGTGAAGACGCTCGATCTCAAGACAGATGACACGTATAGCTTGAGCTCTTAGTGGAATTTCAAGCTTGATAGCTTTTTCTGCTGCTTCGATACAAGCAATAGCGTGAGCATAACCACAAATTCCACAAACTCTCTCTGCAAGATAGCCCATTTGGTCATAGTTCATTCTATTTTCAGCTAGCTTTTCCATACCGCGGTGTTGATAAAAGAGGCGGTAGTCAGCGTCGATGATCTCATCACCATCACAGAAAAGTCTAAAGTGACCTGGCTCATCTGAAGTAATATGTAGTGGTCCAAGTGGCACATCAACTACTGCATCACCTGTTGGAAACAAAAACTCAGAATCAGGCTCATCTCTGTGATCAACTGGATCAGGGCGGTAGCGATAATCCATCGCATCTTTTCTAAGTGGGTGAAGTCCGTCTGGCCAGTCATCACTTAAAACTAGACGCCTTTTATCAGGCAAACCTTCGGCCACAAGGCCAAACATATCATAAGCTTCTCTTTCGTACCAAACACAAGCTGGCACTAGCGGAGTAACAGATGGAAATGTCGGATCACTTCCTGGAATAAGCGTTTTAACAGTGATAAAGCACTTATCCTCGGCTGCAAAATCATCCGCCTCAGTCATCTTGCTACCTTCCATTGAGATAGCGTAGTAAAGCGCATAGCTGCCATTTATCTGGCGCTCGTCATTTGGTATCATAGTGCTTATAAAGCCGCCGATATCATAGTAAAGCGTTTTAACAGCTAGTGGAAGGTCGTTTCTATCGACTAAAACAGTGATCTGATCGTCTGCTTGACGAGTTACCTCTAAAATTTTTACTTTAGTTTTTAGGATTTCTACAAATTTATCGCCTCTCATTTTAAAGCTCCCATCATTATATTAACACCGTTATCTACTAGCGTATAAAAGCTATCTACGTGCCATACGCCAAAGATTATGATAAGGGCACAAAGTGCTATAAGAGGTAAATTCTCTAACAAACTCATCTCTTTATTATGAACAACCACACCTTTTGGCTCGCCAAAGCTTGCCATGTTAAAGTGCGCAAAGTCAGCTATGAAAATAACTGCAAGTGCAATAGCAAATAGTGCAACTGCGATGTATTGACCACTTGTGATAGCTCCGACAAAGACGTTATATTCGCTAACAAATATAGCAAATGCTGGAACACCAACTAGTGAGCATACAGCTGCACCAAACATTATAGTTGTAATTGGTGCGATCTTAACCATGCCGCCCATCTTACTCATATCTTTGTGGCCATAAATTCTTGCGATATTGCCTGTTGAGCAAAATGCCAAAGCTTTTGTAAAGCTGTGAGCTAAGCAGTGAAATATCGCTGCAAATAGACCAAATTTACCGCCAACACCAAGTGCAAATGCGATAACACCCATGTGAACGATTGAGTGATATGCAAACATTCTTTTTACGTTGTGTTGTCTGATTAGGAAAAATCCTGCTACAAAAAGTGTGATAGTTCCTGAAACGATCATTATGCCCTCAACAAAGCTAAATCCAACTGCTTGAGCTGTGATAGCGTAGTATCTTAAGAGCGCTAGCATCGCACATTTTAAAAGTACGCCTGAAAGCAATGCTGAGATAGGTGCTGGACCTTCAGCGTGAACGTCTGGTAGCCAAGTGTGAGTTGGAGCAAGACCAGCTTTTGTACCAAAACCAATTAGAGCAAATACAAAGATAAGTTTTGCTGCATCTGGGTTTAAATTTTTAGCATTTGCCATTATGCTTGAAAATAGCATAGAAGCTTCGCCATCTCCTAGAGTACTAAATGTGGCTGAATATAAAAGAACAGTCGCATAAAGTGCAAATGCTAGGCCAATTGAGCAAAGAACGATGTATTTGTAACCACTCTCTGTTGATTTTTGATCTTTATGGATAGCGACCAAAAATACTGAAGCAAGAGTTGTTGCCTCGATAGCTGCCCACATAAACGCAACGTTGTTGCAAATAACGCTTAAAGTCATTGTAAAGATAAATACATGGCTTAATGCATAATATTTTTTAAGATCACTTAAGTGGATGTGTCCATCTTCAAGTTCCCATCTCATATAGTGGA
This genomic window from Campylobacter concisus contains:
- a CDS encoding formate hydrogenlyase maturation HycH family protein, with protein sequence MIQVYKLTKRHMDDNDKLPRELKEIKIFSTCVGHGVGTIDFSEKILELSDEEFDEMIKNSGEYVKFKIGNLSKYFEVEIFAEHIAKLLPQLCECKLKEILANLKEGYIVLRKDF
- a CDS encoding NADH-quinone oxidoreductase subunit B family protein, which gives rise to MSLYQVPEDIKTANDLTAKLEHLKNIKRSFSVYRIDCGSCNGCEIEIFAAITPMWDPERFGFKLVANPRHADILLCTGPVTRQMYYPLLRAYEATPDPKIVVALGACGSSGGIFHDAYSVWGGIDKIIPVDVYIPGCPPHPASIIYGLGMALGIIDQKLHKKSYEEDNTLPPSVEKSVIGDILFERDLQAESRRLMSYIFGRILFEKYMNAIKCSKDVHDPSISREAVLTAIKKEEDPRYAECMGLLHNDVYLKYAKADKSFAIDVDSEVWSKR
- a CDS encoding hydrogenase 4 subunit F, translated to MDSLALILILPLLGALVLFLSPKNYAVLSGLHVLFSAATSVALLNNVLKVLSSGTFYSFDKFLFLDSLGCVFLVLIAVTGFIVNFYSIHYMRWELEDGHIHLSDLKKYYALSHVFIFTMTLSVICNNVAFMWAAIEATTLASVFLVAIHKDQKSTESGYKYIVLCSIGLAFALYATVLLYSATFSTLGDGEASMLFSSIMANAKNLNPDAAKLIFVFALIGFGTKAGLAPTHTWLPDVHAEGPAPISALLSGVLLKCAMLALLRYYAITAQAVGFSFVEGIMIVSGTITLFVAGFFLIRQHNVKRMFAYHSIVHMGVIAFALGVGGKFGLFAAIFHCLAHSFTKALAFCSTGNIARIYGHKDMSKMGGMVKIAPITTIMFGAAVCSLVGVPAFAIFVSEYNVFVGAITSGQYIAVALFAIALAVIFIADFAHFNMASFGEPKGVVVHNKEMSLLENLPLIALCALIIIFGVWHVDSFYTLVDNGVNIMMGALK
- a CDS encoding formate hydrogenlyase complex iron-sulfur subunit; this translates as MMKLFDITEKYGKATYAYPFEPYIVPENFRGQPNYTYDLCIGCAACGIACPSNAIELKMNEEQTKLVWEFDCGRCIFCGRCDEVCPTGAVRLSDSFELAVKFDKSALIQRGELEMQTCKCCGKPFTPKRLINFTLEKLGTANLLPGRLEEAKEYLFICPECKKNQSAERLTKGVEEAIK
- a CDS encoding NADH-quinone oxidoreductase subunit C gives rise to the protein MRGDKFVEILKTKVKILEVTRQADDQITVLVDRNDLPLAVKTLYYDIGGFISTMIPNDERQINGSYALYYAISMEGSKMTEADDFAAEDKCFITVKTLIPGSDPTFPSVTPLVPACVWYEREAYDMFGLVAEGLPDKRRLVLSDDWPDGLHPLRKDAMDYRYRPDPVDHRDEPDSEFLFPTGDAVVDVPLGPLHITSDEPGHFRLFCDGDEIIDADYRLFYQHRGMEKLAENRMNYDQMGYLAERVCGICGYAHAIACIEAAEKAIKLEIPLRAQAIRVICLEIERLHSHLLNIGLACEVTGNYNAFMHIFRVREYSMELAQLVTGGRKTYGNVVMGGLRRDMTNQEIKKGIEIINKLDVQISEIWDAVMEDKRQIGRWKGVGILDRQIARDFSPVGPNMRGSGFKRDNRYDHPYDFFKQIEFEVAVEHGCDVFAREMVRYKELKSSIHIIRQCFELMPQTPIMIDPVTMIKPENFALGHDEAPRGENVHWIMQGSAQKVYRWRCRAATYNNWPSLRYQFRGNNISDAALIVCSLDPCYSCTERVTLVDVRTKKSKILTEKDLKKFCQDGEVSKKDLR
- a CDS encoding hydrogenase 3 maturation endopeptidase HyCI; its protein translation is MKKAILCIGNPMRGDDDVGNEVGRIVEAELKEWKVFFGQDVPENEFSAIREFAPDILIVVDAMSGFDEDKIEFFDLSDDRDYIYSTHNLPTPVLLSYLRKICPKTLFLGISVLLENVLNFEEGLSEQAKKSARKAFLRIVEIDKNLVG